From Pseudonocardia autotrophica, one genomic window encodes:
- a CDS encoding YbfB/YjiJ family MFS transporter, producing the protein MLFALQMAAALAGAMGVGRFVYTPILPIMHAQAGLSDELGAVLATSNYAGYLAGALAGVVVPGLLWSRRTLRGGLVVVVASLALMPLTAAPELWIALRTLGGTASAVVFVIAVSSMARALRGESGYLLGWGVGGVGAGIALSGGVLHVLPDSASWTNAWYLSAALAGVLAAVAWSVRVPGPAAAPESSPVPDGCSGRRRVFVVLLVVYSLEGLGYIIAGTFLPAMIASVGTAGAGSGVWAIVGIAAAVSTVLWTRLGQGVRLPLLLVAALMLQAVGIALPALWPIPVMAVTGAVLFGGTFLAITGMAARIGDSTGVAVAMPLLTTGYSVGQILGPLSVLPVLDRGYGAALLVGAGFVTVAALVAVQLCREDGPRSRRS; encoded by the coding sequence GTGCTCTTCGCCCTGCAGATGGCCGCTGCCCTGGCGGGGGCGATGGGGGTCGGCCGGTTCGTCTACACGCCGATCCTGCCGATCATGCACGCGCAGGCCGGGCTCTCGGACGAGCTCGGCGCCGTGCTGGCGACGAGCAACTACGCCGGGTACCTGGCCGGGGCGCTCGCGGGCGTCGTGGTGCCGGGACTGTTGTGGTCACGCCGGACGCTGCGCGGTGGGCTCGTGGTCGTCGTGGCCTCGCTGGCGCTGATGCCGCTGACCGCCGCACCCGAGCTCTGGATCGCCCTGCGGACCCTGGGCGGCACGGCGAGCGCGGTGGTCTTCGTGATCGCCGTGTCGTCGATGGCACGGGCCCTGCGCGGGGAGTCCGGGTACCTGCTGGGCTGGGGCGTCGGAGGCGTGGGCGCCGGGATCGCCCTGTCCGGCGGCGTCCTGCACGTGTTGCCGGACTCCGCCTCCTGGACGAACGCGTGGTACCTGTCGGCCGCACTGGCCGGCGTCCTCGCGGCGGTGGCCTGGTCGGTGCGCGTCCCGGGCCCCGCCGCCGCCCCGGAGTCCTCGCCGGTGCCGGACGGCTGCTCCGGACGGCGGCGCGTGTTCGTCGTGCTGCTCGTCGTCTACTCGCTGGAAGGGCTGGGCTACATCATCGCCGGCACCTTCCTGCCCGCGATGATCGCCTCGGTCGGGACCGCGGGCGCCGGCAGCGGGGTGTGGGCGATCGTCGGGATCGCCGCGGCGGTGTCGACGGTGCTGTGGACCCGCCTCGGCCAGGGCGTGCGGCTGCCACTGCTGCTGGTGGCGGCCCTGATGCTCCAGGCGGTCGGTATCGCGCTGCCCGCCCTGTGGCCGATACCGGTCATGGCGGTCACCGGCGCCGTCCTGTTCGGCGGGACCTTCCTGGCCATCACCGGGATGGCCGCCCGGATCGGGGACAGCACCGGGGTGGCCGTCGCGATGCCGCTGCTCACGACCGGGTACAGCGTCGGGCAGATCCTCGGTCCGTTGTCGGTGCTGCCGGTGCTCGACCGCGGCTACGGGGCGGCGCTGCTCGTCGGGGCCGGCTTCGTCACGGTGGCCGCCCTGGTCGCGGTGCAGCTGTGCCGGGAGGACGGCCCCCGGAGCCGGCGGAGCTGA